CGAGATTGGCTTCGAGTGTACGGGTTTCTGTGACGTCGTGAACGACGATGGATCGACCGAGCGCCTCACCTCGGACGTCGGTGACCGGCGAAGACGAACAATGGAGGTGGCGCGTCACTGCTCCGTCGAGGACGAGTTCGTCCTCAATCGTTTCCGCCCCTTCGTCCGGGTCGGTGAGTCGCGTGCCCGGGAGTACCGTCTCGAGGTCGCTGCCGACCGCCGTCGATTCGTCCATCTCGAGGAGGCGTTGTGCCGACGCGTTCACGTCGACGATGCGGTCGTTTCGGTCGACGACGAGCACGCCCTCGTGGAGGGTATCGACGACGAACTCGCGGGCCACCGGCGACAGGTCCAGCAAGCGGGCGTGATAGATCCCGAAAAAGAACGCGACGCCGGCGACAGTGAAGCTGAACGGCGTCGGATCGAAATTGGTGATCGGATTGAAACCCGCGTGGTGGAGCACGTTCGTCACGACGGGGACAACCGCCCCGAGTAACAGGAGCCGGACCTGTTGTCGATAGACGGCCGGCGACCAAAACAGGAGTCGGACGAGCACCACGAGCCCGGCGACCATGAGGGCGTACCCGTAGGTCGCGTGGGCGTCGAAGGCCGGACCGAACTCCTGTCTGAAAATGAGAATCGATCCGTCAACCCTCGGCTCGAGACCAAGCGGTTCGCGGACCAGTCGGTGAACGTCGTTCGTCCAGACAAGGACGACGTAAATCACGGGGACGACAGAGAGCCCGACGATCGTCTTTCGAGTTATCCAGTGGTCGCGGCCGGTAAACTGGAGGGCGAAACAGAACCACGCAACAGGCACGATCGCGACGCCTACGTGGACGACGTTCGCCCAGAAGACCTTCGTCGCCAGATTCGCCCCCGCCAATTGCAGGGCGTACGCGCCCGCCCAGAGACTCGTCGCTCCCATGAGGACGGCGAACGCCTCCGCGCCGGCGGACTCACGATTGCGCCAGGCGTAACTCGCTAGGGATCCGGTGACAAACCCCGCCGCAAGGAGTGCCGCCGAAAACGGCGTGAACTGCCACTGCCAGCCGAACGTCGAGAACACGGATACGGCGTCTGGAGGTGCTCCGGTGTCTTAATTGCTCCCCGTCGAGCGGGATGATCGCTCTCGCCACTGTTGCTTTGGAGCTGTCTACCGGAGTCGAGTCCGCCCGGTCAACGGCCCGGAATCCGCGTTCGAACACGGCGGCTAACGTCAAGGCACGCTCGAATCACCGTCGTCTGCCGCGAGGCGCTCGCACAACCGTCGATACTCGCTGCTTTCCTTGAGGACAGTCGCCGAGTAAACGTCTTCGAGCGCGGCCCGTTTCTCCACGAGCGCGTGACGCTCGCGAACGTCGGGGTCTTCCCCGTAGCGCTCGAACTGCGTCTCGACCGTCCGTCGGACGACCTCTCTTGCGGCCGGTTTTCGGACGATGGCGTCGCACTCGAGGTCGGTGACGTCGAACGATAGGCGATCCGCCGTGAGCAACACGATCCGACACGACTCGTCGAGTGATCGGACCAGCCGGGTGACCTCGTGTGAACCGGCACCAGGAACGTACCGATCGTAGAGGACGACAGCGGGCGTAGAATCGTCGAAGTGACGGGAGATATCGTTGGCGTCGACCGCGACTCGAACCGTGTACGACGGCGCGAGCCACTGGCGGTACAGTTTGGCGAGTCGACGGTCGCTCTCAGCGACGATCACCGTCTTTCGATCAGGTTCGAAATGTCGCTCACCCCACCCGACGAGTGCGTCGAAAACGTCGTCGAGTTCTTTGCCGGCGTCGGTCAGGTCGTACTGGACGCGCAGGGGCGACTCGCTGACGACGACGCGGTCAACCAGACCGCGATCTCGCAATTCTTCGAGATTTCCGGTGAGCACCTTACTCGAAATTCCGGGGAGGTGCTCCTGGAGGTCGTTGAAGCCGAGCGGTCCGTCGGCGCGTAACACGAGGATGATCCGAGGATGCCACTTCTTCGAGAGCACCGAGAGCACTGCGAAGATCGTCTCTGATCGGCGCGCCGGTTGGGACATCGTCGGTTCTCACTCTGAGGGACGAACCAAAAATCCTGGGGTAACCCCCTCAAAAGGGACGTGTACAGGGGGCGTCGATGTATTCGACCGCGACGGATAGTATTTCGGTCCATAGGGCTCTGGTCAACTGCCTTGGGTGTCAAGCCCCGTGGCACCCGCCTCGATTATTCTGCGAATCACTAAGCGGCGACTCAGCTTGGAGATTACGTCGCTCGATGCGTCCGTTTGGACCAATCGTGACTGCAATCTCTAAGAATCCGCCGGTGACGAACCGCTTGGCCAGTCTCAGGAAGACTGCAAGACGCTGCAACCCGACGCGGCGTAGCGATTCAAGACTCCCTCAGTCCAGACCGGCCCAGTTTCACGTGGCTGGAACGTCCCATATCGAGGGAAAATTCCGCCAGGTAACTACAAATTCCAAACCGCCGTATGATCGTCTATGTCTCTTCGAGACAGACCGACAGCGACGAACCAATACAGAGAGACCCTAGTGGACAAGAGAGGGGTTGCCCGATGAGCGATCGAGAACTAACGGACTATCTCATCCTCCGTGAGATCAATCCACCGGTAACTCATGCCGAGCGTGAACGTGCCAGCGAACGGTCAATCGCGGCCCTAGGGACGGTGCGAGACAACGGCACAGGTATCGACTGGGTCGAATCGGAGATCATGACTAACGAGGACGACATGGTGACGGGAACCTTCTGTCACTTTAGGGCCGAGACGGAGGAGGCATTGTACGAGCACGCCGACTGTGCTGGGATTCCAGTGTCACGTGTCTTTCGTCGCGGATCGCCTGTAGACGGTCCGGATCGGTAGGGCTGTCGTCCACTCCGGTACAGTACTAGGCGTCAGACTCGATTGCTTCCCGTAGCGCCTTCGGATTAAAACGCTCTAATCGCGTCGCTTCGTTCCAATAGGATTCAAACAACGTCTCGGCCCACGCCCGTCCTTCCGGTGTGTCAGTATCGACGAACGCCCGAGGAGCTCCAGATACTGGGTCACGAATCCCGACGCCTATTCGGGAGTCGAAGATGACGAGCCCGAAAGGGAGGGCCTCGTGCAACCGCATTGTAAGAAACTCGCTCGCACAGAGTTCGACGCACTTCCGTGGGTAATTCTCCATGATATCCAGAGCGATATCCGGTCGCTCGATGACTTTCGTCGTCAACCCGTCGAGAACGCGTCCATGAATCTCATCCATATACGTCGGGGCGACGGCGTATGAATCGAACATCCGCAACGTCTCCGTCTCTTGCACGAGTGAGACGAACCGAGCCAGCGGTCCGAACGGATCGCCGTTGTTCGAGGTGGTAACGGTCGCGTCGAAGAATGCCTCGATCGGGCACTGTGGTTGGATGCCGGATATGACATCGAACAGTGGGGCGAGTCGGACGGTCGTCTGCATATCTGCCTCGAACGTTGCAACGACCTCCGCGACTGCCTTGCCGAACGCAGTGAGGTTGTATTCTCCGTCCGATCGCTCGATGAGGCCCTGCTCATCGAGAAAGTTAGTGTTACGATGAGCGGTCGATTTCGATATCTCGAGTCGCTGCTCCAAGGCGCGTCGATCCATTGCCCCCTCACGCAAGGCCGCGATCATCGGTGCTCGTTTCACGACCTCGATTCGGAGGTCGGGGCCCGGCGGAGCGTTTTCGTCCATGACTGTAACCATCGTTGGGCCTATACAAAGAATTCACTAGGGTGATGGTAGTGGTAATTCTCAATTCCATCAGCGGTCGTTTGGCTCCTGGAAATGCGACACCTCTCAACACCCTGATACGGCAGGTGAGACGGGTGTTGTCGGGTCGTGGTGGAGCGACCGACCCTCACGGACGCACCGAGCGTTCGGGTGTTCATTCCAGACGACCCATCGCGGGAAGTCCGAGGGGAATTACATTCGCCTGCGTCCATTCGCCCGTTTCTGGACGACACTGACAAAACGGCGAAGCCTCGGGGATTGACCCTGAGGCGGTTCACCCCAAGGGGCTTGTTCTCGAGAGGTGTTCGTTCCATGTCCATGGATTCAGACGGTGATTTGATCGATAATCAACTTCTTTCGAGACTTGGCTGGTGGGCTTTCGGGCTTGTTCTTGCAACCGTTTTAGTGTACGCACTTCGCGGATATCTCGGATGGGCTGTTTTTGGCGTATTTCTCTATTATATGGCCCGACCAGTGGCCCGACAGCTCCGACAGCGTGGGCTTTCAGAAAGTACGGCTGCAGTCATCACCCTTGGGCTCGTTATTCTCCCCTTCGTCAGTATTCTCATCGTCCTCGCTTCCATTGCTATTATACAACTTGCAACCCTCGAGGCAACTGATTTTGAACGGATTGTCGAAACGTTGTTTCCTGACGGACTCCCGGAAACGGTACCCCAGACCGAGGAGGAGGTCTACCCATTTGTGGAGGACTTCACCACCGATCCAACCGTTGGATCGATAATCGAGTGGGGAAGTGGCGTATTGGGTGCGTTCCTCACAGCAGCATACAATCTATTTATCACACTTCTTTTTGCGTTCTTTCTCGTTCGTGATGAGAGACGACTTGCTAGGTGGTTTCGATCCGATATTGTCGGTGAGGGAACCCGTGTCGACGAGTTTGCTCGAGCGATTGACAAGGGATTAAGTTCTGTGTTTTTCGGATATACCTTGACTATTCTCGCTATCATGATACTCACTGGAGTCATCTATGCGCTGCTTAATGCAATAGCACCCCCCGGACTTGCGATTCCACAGGTGCTGTTGCTAGCTATCGTCACTGGTCTCGCTTCGGTTATTCCACTTGTTGGTCGATCTATCGTGTACGCAGCTGTTGTCGTTTACCTTGCAGTGATGGCTATTCAGATTGGCCTGACGGCATTGTGGTTTCCCATTGCGTTTTACATCATCATGGGTGTCTTCTTCGATGGTATTATTCGAACGTACGTTCGGCCATCACTTTCAGGCCGAATGTTCCCAACGGGACTCGTTCTCTTCGCGTATATCCTCGGGCCACTTGCGTTCGGTTGGTACGGTATCTTTCTTGGACCGCTTTTGATGGTCGTTGCGACGTTGTTCGTGCAAACGGAGTTACCCCGGTTGCTTCACGGCGAAGCAAACTGATCGTCCAGAACTGGAGATTCAGCGAAAGCCCGGCAGCGTGGTTCGAAAATCGAAGATTTTCGTCATCACGAAAGAGCGAAGCTCTTTCGAACGAAAACGGCCGTCGGCCGTGAGCAGCCCGGAACGTGGAGGTGGGTGGGTGCGGTGGGTAGTGGGTGATCGGGCACCAGCAAAAAAAGAGAAGTCGATTGGCTACTCCCACCAGGGATCGCGCTCTGGGAACACGATTTCCGACCAGTGAGTCAGCGCGATCGAACACCGACCATTGTACCAGTTCTTCGCCGCCGCCCTGAATCGTACTCGCTCACCCTCGCGGACCATCGTCTGTCTAGATCGCTCCCAGATCGTGAACTTCGTTCGACCAGTCTCATCTTCGATCAGTCCCACCTGTTGGATACTCGGGCTTGAGGGTTCCCACAGTTCGATCACACGACCTTCGACACTGACCTCGCCTCTTCTGATTTCCTCAAGGGCCCCGATCGGCACGATTGTCCCTGCCTCGTGGTGTAGCTCCTCTTTCGTATTCATCACCGCCTCGAATATATCCGAACCCTCGAGAACCCGACTGGCGATCCGCTTCGCGATGACCGCTCGCGTGTACCCACCGTTGATGTCTTCTGACAACCGCTGTGCCTGCCGATTGACCTGTCCCAACTCCGCTCGCCCAAGTTTCTCTCGAGGATCGACTTCTTTGACTGGCCGCTGATCACGTCGTGCCTGTTCAATCACTGCTCTCGTTCGCTCCGCTCGTCCTTCCTGTCGACCGAACGCCGCCTGGACGCTAATTCGCTCGAGTTCTTCCTCTCTGGCTCGAATACGCTCTTCTTGTGCGAGGGTCACACCATAGATCCGATCCTCGCTTGTATCGACGATCCCGTCTGGGTGGTTTGCATCGACTTTCGCCTGAATCTCCATCTCCACCGTGGCCCGGAACTCTGGAGTCTCGTCGACAACGTCCTCGTGTTCCGCTCGAACCGTTTCCTGTTCATACGCCTGTTCATCGACCGAAACAACCTTGCTAACCGACTGCTTACTAGACATTGGATTTCATCCAAAGGCGCTCACTCGGCGTCTTTCCGACACCACGACTCTCCAGCCCTGGCTCTCTTCGTCGTTCAACTTTTCATCACACGCGTCTCGCTCGCGCCTTCGCAAGCGCCCGTCAGGGCGCGAGCGAGACGCGCCGATAACAGACCCGACCAGTAACGCGCGACGCTTCAACCGGAGCGAGCGTCCAGTTTTAAGCCGCTTACGGGTCTGAGCGTGAGCGAAGACCGAAAGCGCGCTTAATGCTGGCGCCGAGGCCATATTCACTTTAGCCCGGAACGGGCGCGGGCGGTGTGGAGAGCGTCCGCACGCCCGGAATGGTCGGTCGCGAGCGACGCGGAGGGCGGCCAGCGGCGAGCGGGGCGGGCCAAAGAGAAACACCGTTAAATCACTCTCGACGCTCAGTGACACAGCCAACATCCTGGCGGACCCATAAAGGGCGAGGCCGTCTCGGTCGTCCCCCGACCCCGCAAGCACCGCAGGCACGAGAGCGCAGCGGTGGTCGCGGGACGCCGAGCGGCCGAGGGCTTTCACAGGCGGTCGAGGCAGATGCCCCGAGGCTTGACCTGGGGGAGGAAGCCGACACGTGGGAATCAGACCACGCAACAAAGACAACCCGACTCCCCCACGAAACACGGACCTTTTTTAGACAACACTCTATAATGTGAAGTAGATGGTGGACGACGCTCCGCGCCGCACGGTACTCATCAAACTCGATGTGTCCAGCGACCGCGAAGCCGACCTCCACCACACTAAAAACCAGTTCCTCGACTGCGCCAACCAGACGAGCGAATGGGCGTGGCGATACGACGATTACTGCATCACGTCGAAAAATAAAGCCGAGAACGCACTCTACAACGACCTCAAAGAAGAACACGACCTCACGGCCAACCTCGTCCAGAAAGGCATTCGTCGTGCTATCGAAGCCGTTGATTCAGGCGTGGACAAGTTGAAGAAAGGAGAGAAGACGAGTCAACCCGTTTTCGAGTCGTGGAGCGTCGTGTACGACAAGCGTAGTGCAACGTTCAACGCTGACCACGCCACGCTCTCCACGATTAACGGTAGAGTCAAAACTGACTACGTGTTGCCACCTGAAAACGAGCGTGAAGACACGCCGTTTGGTCGCTACTATGAGAACGATGAATGGGATGCGTCTCACGCCACGCTCCAGTACGATGAACACAGTGAGGAATTCTACCTGCACGTCACGGTGAAACAACCCCGTGGTGACAACGAAGAACGCCAAGAAGCCACGTCACATGGTGAAGGTACCGAGAACGGAGTGGTTCTCGGCGTTGACCTGAACGTGACTGGCGCGTTCGCCGTCACTTCTACCGGCAAATTCGTCGGTAGCGCCGATTACCTCACCCACAAACGCAACGAGTTCGAGAAACGTCGAGGTCGCCTGCAACAGACAGGCACGCGCTCGGCGCACTTGACTATCCAAAGAATTGGGAGCAAGTTCAGTGATTGGTCGTTGGACTGGCTCCACAACTGTGTGAACGAGTTACTCGAAGAAGCCGAACGAGTCGGCGCAGACAGCATCATCTTCGAGAACCTGAAACACATCCGCGAGAACATTGCGAACGGGTCGAAGTTTCAGCAGTGGGCTTACGCGAAGTTCGTTGAACTCGCGGAGTACAAGGTCGAAGACCGTGACTTGTTCGTTGATTTCGTGAGTCCAGCGTACACGTCCCAACGGTGTTCGTGCTGTGGGTTTACCCACGAGGACAACCGCGACGACAAAGCGTTCGTGTGTCAGCAGTGTGGGTACGAGGCGAATGCGGATTACAACGCGGCGAAGAACGTTGCCGTGCGGTATTGCGGGTATATTCATCGCGGGCAGAAGTCTCGCGGTGGATGGGCTGCGTGTCAATCAGCCCTGAAGTCAGGGACGTTGAACGTGAACGGCGATTTCAACGCCTCCGCTTAGGAGCGGCAGAACGGGAGTCCACTGACAAGCCCCGACCCTTGAGGTCGGGGTTATTGACTTTGTACGTTCCCGTCTCGATGGCGTCCGTCGAGTGTTGCAAAATACCGAAATCATTTATATATGGGTTCGCTAGTATGCAACAGCATGCTCACAGAAGGCGAGGTTCGCGCCCTTACTGCCCTCCACGGTGAGCAGACGGTCTCTGAACTCGCAACGAATCTCGATCGGAGTCTCAGCTACACCTCCGAACTCGTTGAACGGCTCGAAACGGCTGGCCTAGTCGAGACACGCCGACAGGGGAAAACAAAGCAGATTCGACCGTCGGGCGCAAAGGCACTCGAGTTACTCACGGACCTCACGCAGCAGTATTCACACATCGACTGGCCGGAGCTGTTGTCAGGTGCAACCCTCCGTGTATGCTACTACCTCGATACCCCACGGACCGTGACCGATCTCTCACGCCACGCCGACGTCCACAGAAGTACCGTCCACCGAGCGCTTGCCCCACTTCAACATCGTGGAATCGTCTACCAAACCGACGACGGCGCGTACACACTGAATGACGGCTTCGAACAGCTGAGTACATTCGCTCGTGAGCTTGCCCATCATGTTCACCGCCAGACTGCCGAAGAACAGACCGACACCTACACCATTCTGTGGGAATCCCTCGACGAGTTCATTGTCCAGACGACGACTGAGATCATCGAGGAACACTTCATTCCGACAGGGCCAGACCAATTCCAGCGATATGACCTCCCGCTGTTGGCACGTGACCGTCGATACTACCTCTATTCGGAGACGACGAGTGAGCTCTCCCCGGAGATGTTGTGCTGCCACATGCTCGTGATCGA
This is a stretch of genomic DNA from Natronosalvus rutilus. It encodes these proteins:
- a CDS encoding sensor histidine kinase; translated protein: MFSTFGWQWQFTPFSAALLAAGFVTGSLASYAWRNRESAGAEAFAVLMGATSLWAGAYALQLAGANLATKVFWANVVHVGVAIVPVAWFCFALQFTGRDHWITRKTIVGLSVVPVIYVVLVWTNDVHRLVREPLGLEPRVDGSILIFRQEFGPAFDAHATYGYALMVAGLVVLVRLLFWSPAVYRQQVRLLLLGAVVPVVTNVLHHAGFNPITNFDPTPFSFTVAGVAFFFGIYHARLLDLSPVAREFVVDTLHEGVLVVDRNDRIVDVNASAQRLLEMDESTAVGSDLETVLPGTRLTDPDEGAETIEDELVLDGAVTRHLHCSSSPVTDVRGEALGRSIVVHDVTETRTLEANLAATVERLQRSNAELETFTSAVSHDLRAPLRTTDGYLSLLERQAGDALDPEDRELLAVARAHTNRLQGMIADVLAYSKIGNDDGDEQFEPVDCDRVLEQVIETLRFDVEERDGTVVVGELPTVWGVEHLLRRLFQNLVSNALTYSNGPPTIRVSATRACKCEYECTESDRGYTCDCDCDSPDHAYWDITVCDDGVGIEAGDLEYVFDLFTRADRSDSTSGTGMGLAICEKIVDYHSGSIAIDSTPDVGTTVTVRLPADRRSRKE
- a CDS encoding winged helix-turn-helix transcriptional regulator, with amino-acid sequence MSQPARRSETIFAVLSVLSKKWHPRIILVLRADGPLGFNDLQEHLPGISSKVLTGNLEELRDRGLVDRVVVSESPLRVQYDLTDAGKELDDVFDALVGWGERHFEPDRKTVIVAESDRRLAKLYRQWLAPSYTVRVAVDANDISRHFDDSTPAVVLYDRYVPGAGSHEVTRLVRSLDESCRIVLLTADRLSFDVTDLECDAIVRKPAAREVVRRTVETQFERYGEDPDVRERHALVEKRAALEDVYSATVLKESSEYRRLCERLAADDGDSSVP
- a CDS encoding nickel-binding protein, whose amino-acid sequence is MSDRELTDYLILREINPPVTHAERERASERSIAALGTVRDNGTGIDWVESEIMTNEDDMVTGTFCHFRAETEEALYEHADCAGIPVSRVFRRGSPVDGPDR
- a CDS encoding helix-turn-helix transcriptional regulator codes for the protein MDENAPPGPDLRIEVVKRAPMIAALREGAMDRRALEQRLEISKSTAHRNTNFLDEQGLIERSDGEYNLTAFGKAVAEVVATFEADMQTTVRLAPLFDVISGIQPQCPIEAFFDATVTTSNNGDPFGPLARFVSLVQETETLRMFDSYAVAPTYMDEIHGRVLDGLTTKVIERPDIALDIMENYPRKCVELCASEFLTMRLHEALPFGLVIFDSRIGVGIRDPVSGAPRAFVDTDTPEGRAWAETLFESYWNEATRLERFNPKALREAIESDA
- a CDS encoding AI-2E family transporter, producing the protein MSMDSDGDLIDNQLLSRLGWWAFGLVLATVLVYALRGYLGWAVFGVFLYYMARPVARQLRQRGLSESTAAVITLGLVILPFVSILIVLASIAIIQLATLEATDFERIVETLFPDGLPETVPQTEEEVYPFVEDFTTDPTVGSIIEWGSGVLGAFLTAAYNLFITLLFAFFLVRDERRLARWFRSDIVGEGTRVDEFARAIDKGLSSVFFGYTLTILAIMILTGVIYALLNAIAPPGLAIPQVLLLAIVTGLASVIPLVGRSIVYAAVVVYLAVMAIQIGLTALWFPIAFYIIMGVFFDGIIRTYVRPSLSGRMFPTGLVLFAYILGPLAFGWYGIFLGPLLMVVATLFVQTELPRLLHGEAN
- a CDS encoding DNA-binding protein, which encodes MSSKQSVSKVVSVDEQAYEQETVRAEHEDVVDETPEFRATVEMEIQAKVDANHPDGIVDTSEDRIYGVTLAQEERIRAREEELERISVQAAFGRQEGRAERTRAVIEQARRDQRPVKEVDPREKLGRAELGQVNRQAQRLSEDINGGYTRAVIAKRIASRVLEGSDIFEAVMNTKEELHHEAGTIVPIGALEEIRRGEVSVEGRVIELWEPSSPSIQQVGLIEDETGRTKFTIWERSRQTMVREGERVRFRAAAKNWYNGRCSIALTHWSEIVFPERDPWWE
- a CDS encoding RNA-guided endonuclease InsQ/TnpB family protein, which translates into the protein MDDAPRRTVLIKLDVSSDREADLHHTKNQFLDCANQTSEWAWRYDDYCITSKNKAENALYNDLKEEHDLTANLVQKGIRRAIEAVDSGVDKLKKGEKTSQPVFESWSVVYDKRSATFNADHATLSTINGRVKTDYVLPPENEREDTPFGRYYENDEWDASHATLQYDEHSEEFYLHVTVKQPRGDNEERQEATSHGEGTENGVVLGVDLNVTGAFAVTSTGKFVGSADYLTHKRNEFEKRRGRLQQTGTRSAHLTIQRIGSKFSDWSLDWLHNCVNELLEEAERVGADSIIFENLKHIRENIANGSKFQQWAYAKFVELAEYKVEDRDLFVDFVSPAYTSQRCSCCGFTHEDNRDDKAFVCQQCGYEANADYNAAKNVAVRYCGYIHRGQKSRGGWAACQSALKSGTLNVNGDFNASA
- a CDS encoding ArsR family transcriptional regulator codes for the protein MLTEGEVRALTALHGEQTVSELATNLDRSLSYTSELVERLETAGLVETRRQGKTKQIRPSGAKALELLTDLTQQYSHIDWPELLSGATLRVCYYLDTPRTVTDLSRHADVHRSTVHRALAPLQHRGIVYQTDDGAYTLNDGFEQLSTFARELAHHVHRQTAEEQTDTYTILWESLDEFIVQTTTEIIEEHFIPTGPDQFQRYDLPLLARDRRYYLYSETTSELSPEMLCCHMLVIDSGARAQSYCLLLLSHVDIDRDVLRAHATKYDVEDAVDELCTYLDTSGDQRTSRLPEWEDFQELAEEYEVTL